A genomic stretch from Prochlorococcus marinus str. MIT 9312 includes:
- a CDS encoding FAD-binding protein codes for MKNNNLLEVPNINSKDAKLKKLIYDVDNSLFNEDNYSREKFEHLCVCSGGTTSSCAKNGFTTLDLRKNHCKIHLDRKTNLVTIGGGVIMGDLVNHLQKHNRSFPIGLSKLPGAGYILTGGVSPLSRTYGLAIDNIESIKGFLGNGTFISLKKNQINPEEQLIWEAIKGAAPFFSIITEIELKTFQSNPIKIIEGFLNLNELSEIIKISEEFPENISLQWIYAKKIYIYIFAELKNNLEDKITEEFLMLLEKFPTLEKKFYENFNKINFFPKELNLYELNANNHSEVISLLGEDLKNDIPIFIKCLDEIMDNKPNNSCYVASQQLGCKTKNLNHGSSFFVHRKSTWKPWIYASWKKNDLQEKEIALEWIYKSWSKLKMFYPNVHLAQLHNHLDSHEEEIKLAFGNRMNELKTLKNIFDPQGILPPL; via the coding sequence GTGAAAAATAATAACTTGCTTGAAGTTCCTAACATTAACTCAAAAGATGCAAAATTAAAGAAATTAATTTATGACGTGGATAATTCCTTATTTAATGAGGATAACTATTCTAGGGAAAAATTCGAGCACCTTTGCGTATGTAGTGGAGGTACAACCTCTAGCTGTGCAAAAAATGGTTTTACTACTCTTGATCTAAGAAAAAATCACTGCAAAATTCACCTAGATAGAAAAACCAATTTAGTAACAATTGGAGGGGGAGTAATAATGGGGGATCTAGTAAATCATTTACAAAAACATAATCGAAGTTTTCCAATCGGACTTTCTAAACTTCCTGGAGCAGGCTATATACTTACTGGTGGAGTAAGCCCGCTAAGTAGAACCTACGGCTTAGCCATTGATAATATTGAATCAATAAAAGGTTTCTTGGGTAATGGCACATTTATCTCTTTAAAAAAAAATCAAATAAATCCAGAAGAACAATTGATTTGGGAAGCAATTAAAGGCGCAGCACCCTTCTTCTCAATTATTACCGAAATAGAACTTAAGACTTTCCAATCTAATCCAATTAAAATTATTGAAGGATTTTTAAATCTAAATGAACTTTCAGAAATAATAAAAATATCAGAGGAATTTCCAGAAAATATTAGTCTTCAATGGATTTATGCCAAAAAAATTTACATATATATTTTTGCTGAACTCAAAAATAATTTAGAGGATAAAATAACAGAAGAATTCCTAATGCTTCTAGAGAAATTTCCTACTCTAGAAAAAAAATTTTATGAGAACTTTAACAAAATAAATTTCTTCCCAAAGGAATTGAATTTGTATGAGCTGAATGCAAATAACCATTCTGAGGTAATTAGTCTTCTTGGAGAAGATTTAAAAAATGATATCCCAATTTTCATAAAATGTTTGGATGAAATAATGGATAATAAACCTAATAATTCCTGTTATGTTGCTTCTCAACAATTAGGTTGCAAAACTAAAAATTTAAATCATGGCTCAAGCTTTTTTGTTCATAGAAAAAGCACTTGGAAACCATGGATATATGCATCATGGAAAAAAAATGATCTTCAAGAAAAAGAAATTGCTTTGGAATGGATTTATAAATCTTGGAGCAAGCTAAAAATGTTTTATCCAAATGTTCACTTAGCCCAATTGCATAATCATTTGGATTCTCATGAGGAAGAAATTAAATTAGCCTTTGGGAATAGAATGAATGAATTAAAAACTTTAAAGAATATTTTTGACCCACAAGGTATTTTGCCTCCTTTATGA
- a CDS encoding DUF2811 domain-containing protein, producing MDQTSQANLSDVNNKECSSNKVSLETELSETLYNTMKDFVLSNPTWDQYKLINSALATFLVQNGCTDNSVSEIYLNQLFTPSKSF from the coding sequence ATGGATCAAACCAGCCAAGCAAATTTATCCGACGTGAATAACAAGGAATGTTCTTCAAATAAAGTCTCTTTAGAAACAGAGCTTTCAGAAACTCTCTATAACACTATGAAAGATTTCGTATTAAGTAATCCAACTTGGGATCAATATAAACTTATAAATTCAGCATTAGCTACTTTTCTGGTTCAAAACGGATGTACGGATAATTCTGTTTCAGAGATTTATTTAAATCAACTATTTACTCCTTCTAAATCTTTTTAA
- a CDS encoding sirohydrochlorin chelatase, with amino-acid sequence MNLDNLDSKLNNQVAILICGHGSRNKLAITEFQELTKFIQKRYPNFLVEYGFLEFAKPSLVDALDKLKDLSIKKVIAIPAMLFAAGHVKNDIPSLLMNYSSKTGIEIIYGRELGINNLMISAACERVKDVFKQNNNLKPEESLLVVVGRGSSDPDANSNVSKITRMIVEGIGLGWGETVFSGVTFPLVEPGLKNVVRLGYKNIIIFPYFLFSGVLVTRIKRQSDLVAINNPNISFIHAKYLSSQSHVVDTFVERIEEILNNEGNNFMNCSTCKYRSNLFGFEKEVGMVQESHHDHVEGLGISCDLCDPECNGACEIQHQIPTHNQEKSNLGEGDYLEHEHNHHHHHHHSIYPNSKHPLGPVTLSLPNEDQILRKSIENN; translated from the coding sequence TTGAATTTGGATAATTTAGATTCGAAGTTAAATAATCAAGTCGCGATACTTATTTGTGGACACGGGAGTAGAAATAAACTAGCCATTACTGAATTTCAAGAATTAACTAAGTTCATCCAAAAAAGATATCCAAACTTTTTAGTTGAATATGGTTTCTTGGAATTCGCTAAACCTTCACTTGTTGATGCTTTAGACAAGTTAAAAGATCTTTCTATAAAGAAAGTAATTGCAATACCTGCAATGCTTTTCGCCGCTGGCCATGTAAAAAATGATATACCTAGCCTGCTTATGAATTATTCAAGTAAAACAGGTATTGAAATAATTTATGGAAGAGAATTAGGTATTAATAATTTAATGATTAGCGCAGCTTGTGAAAGAGTAAAAGATGTATTTAAACAAAATAATAATCTCAAACCCGAAGAATCATTATTAGTTGTTGTTGGTAGAGGTTCTTCTGACCCAGATGCGAATTCCAATGTATCAAAAATTACGAGAATGATAGTAGAGGGTATTGGTTTAGGGTGGGGGGAAACAGTTTTTTCTGGAGTAACTTTCCCTCTTGTCGAACCTGGCTTGAAAAATGTTGTGAGACTTGGTTATAAAAATATAATTATTTTCCCTTATTTCCTTTTCTCAGGTGTCCTTGTCACAAGAATAAAAAGGCAAAGTGATTTAGTTGCGATTAATAATCCAAATATTTCATTTATACATGCAAAATATCTTTCGTCACAGTCTCATGTGGTCGACACTTTTGTAGAAAGGATTGAAGAGATTCTTAATAACGAGGGTAATAATTTTATGAATTGCTCAACTTGTAAATATAGATCAAATTTATTTGGCTTTGAAAAAGAAGTTGGAATGGTACAAGAAAGTCATCATGACCATGTAGAGGGATTGGGGATCAGCTGTGATTTATGTGATCCTGAATGTAATGGTGCTTGTGAAATACAACATCAAATCCCAACTCATAATCAAGAAAAATCAAACCTTGGAGAAGGTGATTACTTAGAACATGAACATAATCACCACCATCATCATCACCATAGTATTTATCCAAATTCAAAACACCCTTTAGGTCCTGTCACGCTTAGCTTGCCTAATGAAGATCAAATCTTAAGAAAATCCATTGAAAATAACTGA
- a CDS encoding pentapeptide repeat-containing protein: MRFIILTVLIIVLTLPFRSFAALDYGKQSLVGADFSGSDLKGATFYLTDLQDANLSGCELQNATLYGAKLKDTNLSNSNLREVTLDSAVLDGTDLSNTNLEDSFAYSTQFENVKIQGADFTNVFLPKDIVRKFCESASGTNPITNRDTRETLECDYI; encoded by the coding sequence ATGAGATTTATCATTTTAACTGTTTTAATAATTGTTTTAACCCTCCCTTTTAGAAGCTTCGCTGCGTTGGATTATGGTAAACAATCCTTGGTAGGAGCTGATTTTTCTGGATCTGATTTAAAAGGAGCAACTTTCTATTTGACTGATTTACAAGACGCAAATTTATCAGGTTGTGAGCTCCAAAATGCGACTCTTTATGGAGCAAAATTGAAAGATACTAATTTAAGTAACTCCAATTTAAGAGAAGTAACTTTAGACTCAGCTGTTTTAGATGGAACAGATTTATCAAATACTAACTTGGAGGATTCTTTTGCTTATAGTACACAGTTTGAAAATGTAAAAATCCAAGGCGCAGACTTCACAAATGTTTTTTTGCCAAAAGATATTGTTAGGAAATTTTGTGAAAGTGCCTCTGGCACTAATCCAATCACAAATAGAGATACCAGAGAAACTTTAGAGTGCGACTACATTTAA
- a CDS encoding GMC oxidoreductase: MDISPYDAIVVGSGATGGIAALTLAEQGIKVLIIEAGPQVKRHEASNHEPKSTFKRFSGVLTKKHANQCQHPGYWKNNPDLYSNELKHPYDFPKKKPFLWTQGKQYGGRSLTWGGITLRLSSEDFHPAKKDGFGPNWPISYDELSPHYDFIESFCGIYGRKDDIKEVPNGKYISEIPLTENENVFGSKVKSKLNYPFIQSRGFDRNSSVKDKKWPKSSSLGSTLKKALDTGNVQIISNHLVESFEINKITELASKITIVNLENGCKKELNCDLILLCASTISTLRILLNSEYKSNSSGFKDDSGKLGKYLMDHISICRFFSVPKTKISGKPLDNPPDLSGAGSFFIPFGSNLPKIDEINFNRGYGIWGAIDRLGIPKFLQKDTKTSIGFLIAHGEVLPREKNSVSLSRKTDEWGIPIPYIEFEWSKNELNMAKHMEKTILKSIEAANGEIKNIDELINIPLGSLLTKNLIALSDSPPPPGYYIHEVGGAPMGTNEENSVVDKFNRIWRCKNVLVLDGACWPTSSWQSPTLTMMALCRRACLNIKKI, encoded by the coding sequence TTGGATATAAGTCCTTATGATGCAATTGTTGTTGGTTCTGGAGCTACAGGAGGAATAGCAGCACTTACATTGGCAGAACAGGGGATAAAAGTTTTAATAATAGAAGCAGGGCCTCAAGTCAAAAGGCATGAAGCTAGTAATCATGAGCCAAAAAGTACATTTAAAAGATTTTCAGGAGTTTTAACAAAAAAACATGCCAATCAATGCCAACATCCTGGCTATTGGAAAAATAATCCTGATTTATATTCAAATGAATTGAAGCATCCTTATGACTTCCCAAAAAAAAAGCCCTTTCTTTGGACTCAAGGTAAACAATATGGGGGGAGATCATTAACGTGGGGAGGCATAACATTAAGACTTTCCTCAGAAGATTTTCATCCAGCTAAAAAAGACGGATTCGGACCAAACTGGCCTATTTCATACGATGAACTATCCCCTCACTATGATTTCATTGAAAGTTTCTGCGGCATCTATGGACGAAAAGATGATATTAAGGAAGTCCCAAACGGTAAATATATTAGTGAAATCCCTCTTACAGAAAACGAAAATGTTTTTGGCAGCAAAGTTAAATCAAAATTAAACTATCCATTTATCCAATCAAGAGGATTTGACCGTAATTCATCAGTAAAAGATAAAAAATGGCCCAAGTCCTCCAGTTTAGGAAGCACTTTAAAAAAAGCTTTAGATACTGGGAATGTACAAATAATCTCAAATCACCTAGTGGAGTCTTTTGAGATTAACAAGATAACAGAGCTTGCATCAAAAATAACGATCGTAAACCTAGAAAATGGATGCAAAAAAGAATTAAATTGTGATTTAATCCTTCTTTGCGCATCAACAATTTCAACTCTCCGAATACTACTGAACTCAGAATATAAATCAAATTCCTCAGGTTTTAAAGATGATTCTGGGAAATTAGGTAAATACCTCATGGACCATATATCTATCTGTAGATTTTTTTCAGTCCCAAAAACAAAAATATCAGGAAAACCATTAGATAATCCTCCTGATCTTTCTGGAGCAGGCAGCTTCTTTATTCCATTTGGTTCAAATTTACCCAAAATTGACGAAATAAATTTCAATAGAGGTTATGGAATCTGGGGGGCAATTGATAGATTAGGGATACCTAAATTTTTGCAAAAAGACACAAAGACATCCATTGGCTTTCTTATTGCCCATGGTGAAGTCCTTCCTAGAGAGAAGAACTCAGTTTCTCTATCAAGAAAAACAGATGAATGGGGTATCCCAATTCCCTACATTGAATTCGAATGGAGCAAAAATGAGTTAAATATGGCAAAACATATGGAAAAGACAATACTAAAATCAATAGAAGCTGCAAATGGAGAAATAAAAAATATTGATGAACTAATTAATATCCCATTAGGTAGTTTACTTACAAAAAACTTGATCGCACTTTCAGATAGTCCGCCTCCCCCAGGATATTACATACATGAAGTAGGAGGCGCACCAATGGGAACTAATGAAGAAAATAGCGTAGTTGATAAATTTAATAGAATATGGAGATGCAAGAATGTACTTGTGCTAGATGGAGCGTGCTGGCCAACTTCATCTTGGCAAAGCCCCACACTTACAATGATGGCTTTGTGTAGGAGAGCCTGCCTAAATATTAAAAAGATTTAG